A window of the Nitrosococcus wardiae genome harbors these coding sequences:
- a CDS encoding SLC13 family permease — translation MAKSIAEYPYHRRQYIGLILGPLVMVSLLLLPSPAGLDIEGWQTAAVALLMAIWWITEALPIPVTALLPLVLFPLFGIADIREAAIPYANPLIFLFMGGFIIALGMQRCGLHRRLAYFILSHMGASPAATLGGFMAASAFLSLWISNTATAMLMLPIAISVIEGLRATKESAPLSSPFAVALLLGTAYGASIGGLGTLVGTAPNALLAGFVLETYGLQLGFAEWMLLAAPFLLVLLTLAWLILTQVVFPGLHKEHGDQRVQMRQALKQLGPVSQAERRVSMVFALVAILWLLRPLIETMAPYLALNDPGIALFGAILLFLIPIDWQRGHFLMDWPTAEQLPWGTLLLFGGGLSLAASISDTGLANWLGDSFTLLSGLPPWVILLGIVAVVIFLTELTSNTATTSVFLPILGSVALSLGQPPLQLLIPVTLAVSCAFMMPVATPPNAIVFGTGLISTPQMARAGFYLNLAGMISITGISYWWVPLIFSPPLP, via the coding sequence ATGGCCAAATCCATTGCTGAATATCCCTATCATCGCCGCCAATACATTGGGCTTATCCTAGGCCCCTTGGTGATGGTTTCGCTCCTGCTGCTGCCGTCTCCTGCTGGCCTGGATATTGAAGGTTGGCAAACCGCCGCAGTAGCTTTGTTAATGGCTATCTGGTGGATTACAGAAGCCTTACCGATCCCTGTTACGGCACTCCTCCCTCTGGTCCTATTTCCCCTGTTTGGCATTGCCGACATCCGGGAAGCGGCAATCCCTTATGCTAATCCACTTATCTTTCTATTTATGGGAGGTTTCATTATTGCCTTGGGGATGCAGCGCTGCGGCCTGCACCGACGTCTTGCCTACTTCATTCTCAGTCACATGGGAGCTTCACCTGCGGCTACTCTTGGCGGCTTTATGGCCGCTAGTGCCTTTCTCAGTCTTTGGATTAGCAATACTGCCACCGCTATGCTGATGCTGCCTATCGCCATTTCAGTGATTGAAGGGCTTCGGGCAACTAAAGAATCCGCGCCACTATCTTCCCCCTTTGCGGTGGCCCTCCTGTTGGGCACCGCCTATGGGGCCAGCATAGGCGGCTTAGGAACCCTGGTAGGAACGGCTCCCAATGCACTATTAGCGGGCTTTGTTCTAGAAACCTATGGCCTTCAGTTAGGATTTGCGGAATGGATGCTGCTGGCGGCCCCCTTCCTGTTGGTACTCTTAACCCTTGCTTGGCTAATACTTACCCAAGTCGTATTCCCAGGCCTTCATAAAGAACACGGCGATCAGCGGGTCCAGATGCGCCAGGCACTGAAGCAACTCGGCCCTGTGTCTCAGGCTGAACGCAGAGTCAGTATGGTCTTTGCTCTAGTTGCCATCCTTTGGTTGCTGCGTCCCCTAATCGAGACGATGGCACCCTACCTTGCCCTTAATGATCCGGGAATCGCCCTCTTTGGCGCCATTCTCCTGTTTCTCATTCCCATTGATTGGCAACGGGGGCATTTTCTCATGGATTGGCCCACCGCAGAGCAATTGCCCTGGGGCACTTTATTACTCTTCGGGGGAGGACTCAGCCTAGCTGCCAGTATCAGTGACACAGGACTGGCTAACTGGCTCGGCGATAGCTTCACCCTACTATCCGGCTTACCCCCTTGGGTGATATTGCTAGGGATTGTGGCGGTAGTGATATTCCTTACAGAACTCACCAGCAACACAGCCACAACCTCCGTATTCCTACCTATTCTGGGCTCTGTCGCCTTAAGCTTGGGCCAACCGCCCTTGCAACTCTTGATCCCCGTTACTCTGGCAGTCAGCTGCGCTTTTATGATGCCGGTGGCCACTCCCCCCAATGCTATTGTCTTTGGCACTGGCCTTATTAGTACTCCCCAGATGGCGCGGGCAGGCTTTTATCTTAATTTAGCCGGTATGATATCCATCACCGGGATCAGTTATTGGTGGGTCCCCCTTATCTTTAGTCCCCCTCTACCCTAA
- the hemW gene encoding radical SAM family heme chaperone HemW yields the protein MFQFHALPPLALYIHLPWCVRKCPYCDFNSHPLPEEFPETAYIDALIRDLEQDLPRIWGRRIHSIFMGGGTPSLFSPESLDRLLSALRARLPWAPQVEITLEANPGTVEQGRFTEFRCLGINRLSLGIQSFNNEALKRLGRIHSSQEAYQAIATAHRAGFDNINLDLMFGLPGQTETQALADITTAINFAPSHISHYQLTIEPHTYFYRYPPPLPSEEAIDTWQEACQAQLTQGGYGRYEVSAFAKKGRQCQHNLTYWRFGDYLGIGAGAHEKISDAMENRITRIWKIKHPSAYLAKAGTPEGIGGETILSPREAAFEFMLNALRLTEGVPSRLFQERVGLPISVVEKALHQAEVLEWIEWDFQQIRPTEKGLSLLNELLQLFLP from the coding sequence ATGTTCCAATTCCATGCTTTACCCCCGCTTGCCCTGTATATCCATCTCCCCTGGTGCGTTCGAAAGTGCCCCTATTGCGATTTCAACTCCCACCCCTTGCCGGAGGAATTCCCGGAAACCGCTTATATCGATGCCCTAATCCGAGATTTGGAACAAGACCTGCCGCGGATCTGGGGCCGACGCATCCACAGCATCTTTATGGGAGGGGGAACCCCGAGTCTTTTTTCTCCAGAAAGCTTAGATCGGCTGCTCTCAGCTTTACGCGCTCGCCTACCTTGGGCACCTCAGGTGGAAATTACCCTGGAGGCTAATCCGGGAACCGTAGAACAAGGTCGCTTCACTGAATTTCGTTGCCTCGGCATCAACCGTCTCTCCCTCGGCATCCAGAGCTTTAACAATGAGGCACTTAAACGTCTGGGGCGAATCCACTCCTCCCAAGAGGCCTACCAAGCCATAGCAACAGCCCATAGGGCGGGGTTTGATAATATTAACTTGGACCTCATGTTTGGTCTCCCCGGGCAAACAGAAACCCAAGCCCTGGCTGATATCACCACAGCCATTAACTTTGCCCCTAGCCATATTTCCCACTATCAGCTCACTATTGAGCCCCATACTTATTTTTATCGCTATCCCCCCCCCCTGCCTTCAGAGGAGGCTATCGATACCTGGCAAGAAGCCTGCCAAGCCCAGTTAACCCAGGGAGGTTATGGCCGCTATGAAGTATCCGCCTTTGCTAAAAAAGGTCGGCAATGTCAACATAACCTCACCTATTGGCGTTTTGGGGATTATCTTGGGATAGGTGCTGGCGCCCATGAAAAAATCTCCGATGCCATGGAAAACCGCATCACTCGAATCTGGAAAATTAAACATCCTTCAGCCTATCTTGCCAAAGCAGGCACACCGGAGGGCATTGGCGGGGAAACAATTCTCTCTCCCCGAGAGGCAGCCTTTGAATTTATGCTAAATGCCTTGCGCTTGACTGAGGGGGTTCCCAGCCGTCTGTTTCAGGAGCGGGTGGGTCTTCCCATTAGTGTGGTGGAAAAAGCCTTACACCAGGCAGAGGTCTTGGAATGGATTGAGTGGGATTTCCAACAGATTCGTCCCACGGAGAAAGGATTATCTTTGCTTAATGAATTACTGCAGCTATTTTTACCGTAA
- a CDS encoding UDP-2,3-diacylglucosamine diphosphatase, whose protein sequence is MALIGGHAYDMLLVLNRWFNFFRRKLGFPYWSLSAYLKHKVKNAVNFISNYEQALVHEASRQGVGGIICGHIHKAAVEDFEGILYCNTGDWVESCTALVENKVGQLAILHWADESVFLINEDAPANIERKRRLVSTN, encoded by the coding sequence GTGGCTTTGATTGGTGGCCATGCTTACGATATGCTTCTGGTTCTGAATCGATGGTTTAATTTTTTCCGGCGTAAACTGGGCTTCCCCTATTGGTCTTTGTCCGCATATCTTAAACACAAAGTTAAGAATGCGGTTAACTTTATCAGTAATTATGAACAGGCTTTGGTTCATGAGGCTAGTCGTCAAGGGGTTGGTGGCATCATCTGTGGTCATATTCACAAAGCGGCGGTGGAAGATTTTGAAGGGATTTTATACTGCAATACCGGAGATTGGGTGGAGAGTTGTACGGCGCTGGTAGAAAATAAAGTTGGCCAGCTTGCCATTCTTCATTGGGCTGATGAAAGTGTCTTTTTGATTAATGAAGATGCCCCTGCAAATATTGAACGTAAAAGACGTTTAGTCAGTACAAATTAA
- a CDS encoding response regulator — protein MKGEVLNILLIEDNADHAELVMRSFQEHRIANRIYHVSHGEEALQYLFRQGNYTDTKTSPRPHVILLDLRLPRIDGLEILGTIRSTPEITNIPIVVLTTSQAEQDVARAYSEHVNSYLVKPVDFDSFNRMMEDLGFYWLAWNHYPWSETSSLAQ, from the coding sequence ATGAAAGGTGAAGTTTTGAATATCTTGCTGATTGAAGATAATGCAGATCATGCAGAACTGGTGATGCGCAGTTTTCAAGAACATCGCATCGCTAATCGCATTTATCATGTCTCCCATGGAGAAGAGGCGCTCCAGTATCTATTCCGGCAGGGCAACTATACCGATACAAAAACAAGTCCCCGCCCCCATGTTATTCTGCTTGACCTGCGTCTGCCCCGTATCGATGGTTTAGAAATACTTGGAACCATCCGCTCCACCCCTGAGATCACCAATATTCCCATTGTGGTACTGACCACCTCTCAGGCAGAACAGGATGTGGCCCGAGCCTATAGCGAGCATGTCAACAGTTATCTGGTCAAGCCTGTGGATTTTGATAGCTTCAACCGAATGATGGAGGACTTAGGTTTTTATTGGTTGGCTTGGAATCATTATCCCTGGTCCGAAACCTCATCCTTAGCCCAATGA
- a CDS encoding agmatine deiminase family protein codes for MKNPPYTLLPEWAPQSGVMLTWPTAESDWGPWLEEIEAVYLKIAREIASREKLLIVCRHSDHLAHVKKQLAQQNINQTAFSLHVAPFNDTWVRDYGPLSCLDPKGRPLLLDFIFNGWGGKYEARLDNEVTARLYGQGVFGNTPLKQLALILEGGSIEVDGAGNLLTTANCLLSKTRNGNLTQKAMEAQLKQWLGVERVLWLRHGQLAGDDTDGHIDTLARFCNSQTICYVACDDPKDQHYPELQAMEGDLRTLQTAKSVPYCLVPLPWPSPKFNAEGQRLPASYANFLILNGAVLVPTYHDPADTQALSILQSCFPDRQVVGIDCLPLIQQYGSLHCMAMQLPAGIL; via the coding sequence ATGAAGAATCCCCCCTATACCTTACTTCCAGAATGGGCTCCCCAAAGTGGAGTCATGCTGACTTGGCCCACTGCTGAAAGTGACTGGGGACCTTGGCTTGAGGAAATCGAGGCGGTGTACCTAAAGATTGCCCGCGAGATCGCCAGCCGAGAAAAGCTACTTATTGTTTGCCGCCATTCGGATCACTTGGCCCACGTGAAAAAGCAGTTAGCACAACAAAACATAAATCAGACCGCCTTTTCCCTTCATGTGGCCCCTTTCAATGATACTTGGGTTCGAGACTATGGCCCCCTCAGCTGCTTAGATCCAAAGGGACGGCCTCTACTGCTCGACTTTATCTTCAATGGCTGGGGTGGCAAATATGAAGCTAGGTTGGATAATGAAGTCACCGCACGGCTATATGGGCAAGGTGTTTTTGGGAACACTCCCCTCAAACAGTTAGCGCTAATTCTCGAAGGAGGAAGTATTGAAGTGGATGGTGCAGGCAACCTACTCACCACTGCAAACTGCTTGTTATCTAAAACCCGTAATGGTAACCTTACCCAGAAAGCCATGGAAGCACAGCTTAAGCAGTGGTTAGGCGTTGAGCGGGTATTATGGCTGCGCCACGGCCAACTCGCTGGGGATGATACCGACGGCCATATCGATACCTTGGCCCGTTTCTGCAACTCCCAGACCATATGCTATGTGGCTTGTGATGATCCGAAAGACCAACATTACCCTGAACTTCAAGCCATGGAAGGAGACCTACGAACCCTGCAAACGGCTAAAAGCGTCCCTTACTGTTTGGTGCCATTGCCTTGGCCGAGCCCTAAATTTAATGCCGAAGGTCAGCGGCTACCGGCAAGCTATGCCAATTTTCTTATTCTCAATGGAGCAGTATTGGTCCCTACCTACCACGATCCAGCCGATACTCAGGCCCTATCGATTCTCCAAAGCTGTTTCCCGGATCGGCAAGTGGTCGGCATTGACTGCCTTCCTCTTATTCAACAATATGGCAGTCTCCATTGCATGGCCATGCAGCTACCAGCGGGTATCCTCTAA
- a CDS encoding UDP-2,3-diacylglucosamine diphosphatase: MASLHYRTVWLSDIHLGSRGCNAEFLLDFLTQVESERLYLVGDIIDLWKLKNGWYWPKLQNEVVRNVLQKAANSTEVIYIPGNHDEFFRDYVGKNFGGIRIEAQAIHVTQDGRRFLVLHGDKFDSIVYHSKWVVVSGWL, encoded by the coding sequence ATGGCATCGTTACATTACCGTACCGTTTGGCTTTCTGATATTCACCTGGGTTCCCGGGGCTGTAATGCAGAATTTTTGCTAGATTTTTTGACCCAGGTTGAATCAGAACGGCTTTATCTGGTGGGAGATATTATTGATTTGTGGAAGCTTAAAAATGGCTGGTATTGGCCTAAGCTGCAAAATGAAGTGGTGCGCAACGTCCTGCAGAAGGCTGCCAATAGTACTGAGGTGATCTATATACCTGGCAATCATGATGAGTTCTTTCGGGATTATGTCGGTAAAAATTTTGGCGGTATCCGAATCGAGGCGCAAGCAATACACGTTACCCAAGATGGCCGGCGCTTTTTAGTCCTGCATGGGGATAAGTTTGATAGCATCGTTTATCATAGTAAGTGGGTGGTAGTAAGTGGGTGGCTTTGA
- a CDS encoding sensor histidine kinase, with the protein MNLSASLGFKRLFSDLALKWKITSVTIPLIIAILLLGYALSRDKGQEIEFTQKETYGIEYTRALRDLMQAFMEHRGLASLYLSSNPKVKDQLEQKKKEIRERIQAVEEEEAKHGATLDTTEEWRNIQAHWEQLQHQVVDLSPKESIARHNSLITLVIDLIAKVKHSSNLTLDPHTDSYYLVDTIQNQLPNLINTIGMLRVVAVKTVGNSQVSEKDKTDLIGLQKVADLYKRQVGKNLNIVIENTPALRPRLEQSAEEFSKASNHFFNLINKSLLAGANNRSASEAYNTATQAVNAGFYFFDTASLSLNELLQERIAKVKQEQYITLGGIILFVTFAIGVGFMVIGAITRPIQRAQFLSMAIASGNLENSIESNSNDEVGRMLLSLSDMQKKLRQQIEKERHHLEELEEKNAELERFIYTVSHDLRSPLITIKGFSGMLKRSLSQGDREQMQGDIKRIQAAADNMQLLLDDLLELSRIGRLVNPPEKVSLENLAREAIELVKGAIIERNVQVEIAPNLPFLIGDRKRLLEVMQNLIENAVKFMGDQKEPRIEINALEREGELLCYVRDNGMGISSRYHEKIFDLFDRLNQNVEGTGIGLAIVKRIIEVHEGRVWVESEGPGQGSTFYFSIPKVPA; encoded by the coding sequence ATGAACTTATCGGCAAGCTTAGGTTTTAAGCGATTATTCTCCGATCTAGCCCTGAAGTGGAAAATCACCTCGGTCACCATTCCCCTGATTATCGCTATCCTCCTGTTAGGATATGCTTTGAGCAGGGATAAAGGCCAGGAAATCGAATTTACCCAGAAGGAAACCTACGGTATCGAGTATACCCGTGCCCTGCGGGATTTAATGCAAGCCTTCATGGAGCACCGGGGTCTGGCCAGTCTTTATCTTAGCAGCAACCCCAAGGTAAAGGATCAACTAGAGCAGAAAAAAAAGGAAATCAGAGAACGTATTCAAGCCGTCGAAGAAGAAGAGGCGAAACACGGTGCGACCCTTGATACGACCGAGGAATGGCGGAATATCCAGGCCCATTGGGAGCAATTGCAACATCAGGTCGTCGATTTGTCCCCCAAAGAGAGCATTGCTCGACACAATAGTCTAATTACCCTGGTCATTGATTTAATTGCCAAGGTCAAACATTCCTCCAATTTAACCCTGGACCCCCACACCGATAGTTATTACTTGGTAGACACGATACAAAATCAGCTACCGAACTTAATAAACACCATCGGTATGTTGCGGGTGGTGGCTGTAAAAACAGTTGGCAATTCACAAGTCAGTGAAAAAGATAAAACTGATTTGATTGGTTTACAGAAAGTAGCGGATCTCTATAAAAGGCAAGTTGGAAAAAACCTCAACATCGTTATCGAAAATACCCCCGCCTTGAGGCCCAGGCTGGAGCAATCCGCCGAGGAGTTCTCTAAAGCCAGCAATCATTTTTTCAATCTAATAAACAAAAGCTTGCTGGCCGGAGCCAACAACAGGAGCGCAAGTGAAGCCTATAACACCGCAACGCAAGCGGTAAACGCCGGGTTTTATTTTTTCGATACCGCCTCCTTATCTCTGAATGAGCTCTTGCAAGAGCGAATAGCAAAAGTGAAGCAAGAACAATATATCACTCTAGGGGGGATAATTTTATTTGTAACATTTGCCATTGGCGTTGGCTTTATGGTCATTGGCGCGATTACCCGGCCTATCCAAAGGGCGCAATTTCTTTCCATGGCCATTGCCAGCGGCAATCTGGAGAATAGCATTGAGAGTAATAGTAATGACGAAGTGGGCCGGATGCTACTCTCCTTAAGCGATATGCAGAAAAAACTGCGGCAACAGATTGAAAAGGAGCGCCATCACCTCGAAGAATTGGAAGAAAAAAACGCAGAACTGGAACGCTTCATCTACACCGTCTCCCATGATCTCCGCAGCCCCTTAATCACCATTAAAGGCTTTTCAGGCATGCTGAAGCGTAGCCTCTCCCAGGGTGACAGGGAGCAGATGCAAGGGGATATTAAGCGCATCCAGGCTGCAGCAGATAACATGCAATTATTGCTTGACGACCTGCTAGAGCTCTCCCGCATCGGTCGTTTGGTTAATCCACCGGAAAAGGTTTCCCTAGAGAATCTCGCGCGGGAGGCCATCGAACTGGTTAAAGGTGCCATTATTGAGCGAAATGTCCAGGTTGAGATCGCCCCTAACTTACCCTTCCTTATTGGCGATCGGAAACGGCTTCTAGAGGTTATGCAGAACCTTATTGAAAATGCTGTTAAGTTCATGGGCGACCAGAAAGAACCCCGGATTGAGATCAATGCTCTGGAGCGAGAAGGAGAACTACTATGCTATGTGCGGGATAATGGCATGGGAATCAGTTCCCGCTATCATGAAAAGATTTTTGATCTATTTGATAGGCTCAATCAAAATGTGGAGGGTACGGGGATCGGCCTTGCTATTGTGAAGCGCATTATTGAAGTCCATGAAGGGCGGGTCTGGGTTGAATCAGAAGGTCCAGGCCAAGGAAGCACATTTTATTTCTCTATCCCAAAGGTCCCAGCTTAA
- a CDS encoding carbon-nitrogen hydrolase, which produces MPLKVAIVQQACSQQHQESLKHSIQGIREAAGQGAKLILLPELHTGPYFCQTENSQCFDLAEPIPGPSTEVFGTLAAELGVVLVISLFERRAPGIYHNTAVVLETDGHIAGRYRKMHIPDDPNFYEKFYFTPGDLGFTPIETSVGHLGILICWDQWYPEAARLMALAGAELLLYPSAIGWDPRDDEVEKSRQQEAWITVQRGHAIANGLPLLASNRISIEPDPSQQTAGIQFWGTSFIAGPQGELLAIGPMDEAVVLVAEIDLQRTEAIRRIWPYLRDRRIDAYENLTQRYID; this is translated from the coding sequence ATGCCATTGAAAGTTGCCATCGTTCAGCAAGCCTGTAGCCAACAGCACCAAGAGAGCCTTAAACACAGCATCCAGGGGATTCGGGAAGCGGCAGGACAAGGCGCAAAGCTAATTCTATTGCCAGAACTGCACACCGGACCTTACTTTTGTCAGACTGAGAATAGCCAGTGTTTTGACCTTGCAGAACCTATTCCCGGTCCCTCAACAGAAGTCTTTGGAACCTTGGCCGCAGAGCTGGGGGTTGTCCTGGTCATTTCCCTGTTCGAGCGCCGAGCGCCCGGGATCTACCATAATACGGCGGTGGTCTTGGAGACAGACGGCCACATTGCTGGACGTTATCGCAAGATGCATATCCCTGATGATCCCAATTTTTATGAAAAATTTTATTTCACTCCAGGCGATCTGGGGTTTACGCCTATTGAGACTTCTGTGGGGCACCTTGGAATATTAATCTGCTGGGATCAATGGTATCCCGAAGCGGCCCGTCTGATGGCCCTAGCGGGAGCGGAATTGCTACTCTATCCTAGTGCCATCGGTTGGGATCCCCGAGATGATGAAGTGGAAAAATCTCGCCAGCAGGAAGCCTGGATTACTGTGCAACGGGGCCATGCCATTGCCAATGGCTTACCCCTTCTCGCCAGCAACCGGATTAGCATAGAGCCTGACCCTAGCCAACAAACAGCGGGTATCCAGTTTTGGGGCACCAGTTTTATCGCGGGGCCTCAAGGCGAGTTACTCGCCATAGGGCCAATGGATGAAGCCGTAGTATTAGTGGCCGAAATAGACCTCCAACGAACTGAGGCCATTCGCCGAATCTGGCCCTACCTGCGGGATCGCCGGATTGACGCCTATGAAAATTTAACCCAGCGTTATATTGACTAA
- a CDS encoding response regulator transcription factor, whose translation MNSEIHQAVVFVVDDDEAVRDSLRWVIEAAGFKVKAYPSAGEFLKKLDPSQSGCLVLDVRMPEMNGLHMKPFDNQILLERIERSIELDRKRRETKQKQEEIAHRVAHLTSRERQVMNLIVKGKPNKVVAVELGISTKTVEIHRARVMEKLEAKNLADLIHLAHFLEDTNKEPVLR comes from the coding sequence ATGAATAGCGAAATTCATCAAGCAGTTGTGTTTGTTGTTGACGATGATGAGGCGGTGCGGGATTCTTTGCGCTGGGTTATCGAAGCGGCGGGGTTTAAGGTCAAGGCTTACCCTTCGGCAGGGGAGTTTCTGAAGAAATTAGACCCTAGCCAATCAGGTTGTTTGGTGCTTGATGTCCGCATGCCTGAAATGAACGGTTTACATATGAAACCCTTTGACAACCAAATCCTGTTAGAGCGTATTGAGAGAAGTATTGAACTGGATCGAAAAAGGCGTGAAACCAAGCAAAAGCAGGAGGAAATTGCCCATCGGGTGGCCCACCTGACCTCTCGCGAGCGCCAAGTAATGAATCTTATTGTGAAAGGTAAACCTAACAAGGTGGTTGCTGTAGAACTCGGAATTAGCACTAAAACTGTTGAAATTCACCGCGCTCGGGTGATGGAAAAACTGGAGGCCAAAAATTTAGCCGATCTAATCCATTTGGCTCATTTTTTAGAAGACACGAACAAAGAACCCGTCTTACGGTAA
- a CDS encoding PAS domain-containing sensor histidine kinase — translation MANHEECSKIPLSEEQKNLQTQPAASPTQDMECLVQELQASQTELEIKKQELQQSQQALEESRNRCAELYDFAPITYLTLDCQGYIQEINLTGAMLLGVERSHLVGELFSVWVVQRDIPVFLSFLKAVYQGGGKSVQELRLKRWDGKIIYAHLESLPLRRKKKQESSCRIALLDVSTGAQSQIQLQQSQEKLFQWAQLILLGELGAGLAHEINQPLAAIATYAQECVRRLRASIRDPDSLLRAVEEIAIQAERASGIIQRLRQRVPRELQQPQTIQINKIILRAMEWMEPRLDHEGILVSLVMPKDLPPIFVNPIEVEQVLLNLLSNVIDAMTNDPSSRRELKLTARLNAAREIEVRISNTRTRFAIDRLEQVFESLFTIQPKGGGLGLAISRSLIEKHGGQLWAMLCREQGTAFRFTLPVLPVKDNQNE, via the coding sequence GTGGCAAATCACGAAGAATGTTCTAAAATACCCTTGTCGGAGGAACAAAAAAACCTTCAGACCCAACCGGCGGCCTCCCCAACCCAAGACATGGAGTGCCTGGTTCAGGAGCTTCAGGCTTCTCAAACCGAACTTGAGATAAAAAAACAGGAACTTCAGCAGTCCCAGCAAGCGCTGGAAGAGTCTCGCAACCGCTGTGCCGAGTTGTATGATTTCGCCCCGATAACTTACCTCACCCTGGATTGCCAGGGCTATATCCAGGAGATCAATCTGACTGGGGCAATGTTGTTGGGGGTAGAGCGTTCACATCTCGTCGGCGAGTTGTTTAGTGTTTGGGTAGTGCAGCGGGATATCCCGGTGTTTCTTTCTTTTCTTAAGGCAGTTTACCAAGGAGGGGGTAAATCAGTTCAGGAACTCCGCCTCAAGCGCTGGGATGGCAAAATCATTTATGCCCATCTAGAAAGTTTACCCCTAAGAAGGAAAAAAAAGCAGGAGTCAAGCTGCCGTATTGCCTTGCTGGATGTCAGCACTGGGGCTCAGTCACAGATTCAGTTACAGCAAAGTCAGGAAAAACTTTTTCAGTGGGCCCAACTCATCCTCTTGGGTGAACTGGGGGCAGGGTTAGCCCATGAAATTAATCAGCCTCTAGCTGCTATTGCTACCTATGCTCAGGAATGTGTGCGTCGATTGCGCGCCAGTATAAGGGATCCGGATTCTTTACTGAGAGCCGTGGAGGAGATTGCTATCCAAGCGGAACGGGCTAGCGGAATTATCCAGCGCTTGAGGCAAAGGGTCCCTCGGGAACTACAGCAGCCTCAGACGATTCAAATCAATAAAATTATTTTGCGGGCGATGGAATGGATGGAGCCTAGACTAGACCATGAAGGGATTTTGGTTTCGTTAGTGATGCCCAAGGACTTACCGCCTATTTTTGTCAATCCCATTGAGGTGGAACAGGTATTGCTAAATTTGCTGAGTAATGTGATAGATGCGATGACAAATGATCCGTCATCTCGCCGTGAATTGAAGCTGACAGCGAGACTAAATGCAGCCCGGGAGATTGAAGTGAGGATAAGTAATACCCGCACTAGGTTTGCCATTGACCGGCTCGAACAGGTGTTTGAGTCCCTATTTACCATCCAACCGAAAGGGGGAGGACTGGGTTTAGCCATTAGTCGTAGCCTTATTGAAAAACATGGCGGACAGCTCTGGGCTATGCTCTGCAGGGAGCAAGGTACCGCTTTCCGTTTTACTTTGCCTGTTTTGCCCGTTAAGGATAATCAGAATGAATAG